One Candidatus Ancaeobacter aquaticus DNA segment encodes these proteins:
- a CDS encoding GGDEF domain-containing protein, with product MKYILRDNSIEEKSFSPYSILVLSALLVAILGIMDAYAHMQLAFTVFYLIPLFFTVWYINAIAGVFVLALCIVSWVIGDVVMSRSYIDTLIPYWNIVVNGVFFLIIIRILSEFKESLDREKVQARTDFLTQLANRRFFCEMAQNEVNRAFRYHHPLTLVYLDVDNFKKVNDDNGHKTGDRLLCDVAEAIKRSVRNTDVVGRLGGDEFAVLYPETSFDEAFIAVERIKKAFEDIMQERKMSVTLSIGAVTVSDVDHLLTLDVLLKHADTLMYEAKASGKNMVKQLNMEQTVSLEAVEE from the coding sequence ATGAAATACATACTCCGAGATAATAGCATAGAAGAAAAATCTTTTTCTCCGTATTCAATATTAGTCTTATCTGCCCTCCTTGTTGCTATCCTCGGAATAATGGATGCATATGCCCACATGCAGCTCGCGTTCACTGTATTTTATCTCATACCGCTCTTTTTTACCGTGTGGTATATCAATGCAATCGCTGGTGTTTTTGTTTTGGCGTTGTGTATCGTCTCATGGGTGATTGGCGATGTTGTCATGTCTCGGTCATATATTGACACACTCATTCCTTATTGGAACATAGTTGTTAACGGTGTGTTTTTTCTTATTATTATTCGTATTCTATCCGAATTTAAAGAATCTTTAGACAGAGAAAAAGTACAAGCGCGTACAGATTTTCTCACGCAGTTAGCCAATAGGCGTTTTTTTTGTGAAATGGCACAGAATGAAGTGAACCGCGCATTTCGTTATCATCATCCCCTGACGCTTGTGTATCTTGACGTAGATAATTTTAAGAAAGTAAATGATGACAATGGTCATAAGACAGGAGACAGACTTTTATGCGATGTCGCAGAAGCCATAAAACGTTCGGTAAGAAATACCGATGTTGTTGGTCGTCTCGGCGGAGATGAGTTTGCCGTATTATATCCCGAAACAAGTTTTGATGAAGCGTTTATTGCTGTTGAAAGGATAAAAAAAGCATTTGAAGACATAATGCAAGAGAGGAAAATGAGCGTAACGTTAAGCATTGGCGCGGTGACAGTGTCAGACGTAGACCATTTGTTGACTTTAGATGTGCTGCTTAAGCATGCTGATACGCTTATGTATGAAGCAAAAGCAAGCGGAAAGAATATGGTTAAACAACTGAACATGGAGCAAACAGTATCGCTTGAAGCAGTAGAGGAATAG
- a CDS encoding tetratricopeptide repeat protein produces the protein MKRQVYLCLLLCISVAGTAACEGGTQADSDNASLVEVVDKYKKGMYEEAFAHVNEIIENDPENALAYYNRGLLYTQWGENDKAMSDYTSAITLNPQIDLAYNNRGLMHFDAGQYEKALSDFNNAIQCSPNRAILYHNRGLTYSATGSTTEAVNDFTKAIAINPLYVKSYIGRASVYAGMKDYDNALNDYTQALTIDPRNSLVHMGKGDICMALNKVDDAHAAYTSAIEANPKSALAYSNRGVAEYKKSNIEESLSDYSKAIQIDPNIFFVYHNRGVSYYKKKDYDKAIADYSKAVDLNPQFAEAYYNRGVAYSVKKKFDACKEDLDKAMQLGYRVPARLLKLLDTYYKKKKQ, from the coding sequence ATGAAAAGACAGGTATATCTATGTCTCTTACTATGTATCAGCGTTGCCGGTACGGCAGCTTGTGAAGGCGGTACACAAGCCGATAGTGACAACGCATCACTTGTCGAGGTTGTCGACAAGTATAAAAAAGGTATGTATGAAGAAGCGTTTGCGCACGTTAATGAGATTATAGAGAACGATCCTGAAAACGCGCTCGCATATTATAATCGAGGGTTACTGTACACTCAATGGGGTGAAAATGATAAGGCAATGAGTGATTATACCTCAGCGATAACATTGAATCCTCAAATTGATCTTGCGTACAATAACCGAGGGCTCATGCATTTTGACGCCGGCCAGTATGAAAAAGCGCTTTCAGATTTTAATAACGCTATTCAGTGCAGTCCTAACCGCGCAATACTGTACCACAATAGGGGATTAACTTATTCAGCAACAGGGAGCACAACAGAAGCGGTCAATGACTTTACAAAAGCGATTGCAATTAATCCGCTTTATGTAAAATCATATATTGGACGGGCAAGCGTGTATGCAGGAATGAAAGACTATGATAATGCACTTAATGATTATACACAGGCACTTACCATTGATCCGCGAAACAGCCTTGTGCATATGGGAAAAGGTGACATATGTATGGCGCTGAATAAAGTTGATGATGCGCATGCTGCTTATACCAGCGCAATAGAGGCAAATCCCAAGAGTGCGCTTGCGTATAGTAATCGAGGTGTTGCAGAATACAAAAAAAGTAATATTGAAGAATCTCTTTCAGATTACAGTAAAGCGATACAAATAGATCCTAACATATTTTTTGTGTATCATAATCGAGGTGTTTCGTATTACAAGAAAAAAGACTATGATAAAGCGATTGCGGATTATTCAAAGGCGGTAGATTTGAACCCTCAGTTTGCCGAAGCGTATTATAATAGAGGGGTAGCGTACAGTGTTAAGAAAAAGTTTGATGCGTGTAAAGAAGATTTAGATAAAGCCATGCAATTAGGGTATCGGGTACCTGCGCGATTACTAAAACTTCTTGATACCTATTACAAAAAAAAGAAGCAATAA